The Agromyces mariniharenae genome includes a window with the following:
- a CDS encoding HAD family hydrolase → MTRTLPSWSDGPTRDAIIAFAASVSSGPDAVPEAERVAVFDNDGTLWTEKPMPTQLHFIVQQWKAAVDADPSLADRQPYRAAATGDLAWLGGAIDKHYAGDDSDLHAMVGAILASTAGESVDDYEAQVAMFYRDAQHLTLHRPYRFAIYQPMIELLRFLESHGFTCYIVSGGDRDFMRPMTVEYYGIPPERVVGSAVGLTYDDDARAVRYGSTFDFMDDGPEKPIRIWSRIGRRPLLAAGNSNGDVPMLRYVQGHPRSLSLLIHHDDDGGRGDAPYDKGAEQALAAASDHGFTVVSVKRDWSTVFPEA, encoded by the coding sequence ATGACCCGCACGCTCCCGTCGTGGTCCGACGGGCCGACGCGCGACGCGATCATCGCGTTCGCCGCATCGGTCTCGTCGGGCCCCGACGCCGTGCCCGAGGCGGAGCGCGTCGCCGTCTTCGACAACGACGGCACCCTCTGGACCGAGAAGCCCATGCCGACGCAGTTGCACTTCATCGTGCAGCAGTGGAAGGCGGCCGTCGACGCCGACCCGTCCCTCGCCGACCGGCAGCCCTACCGGGCCGCCGCGACGGGCGACCTCGCGTGGCTCGGCGGCGCGATCGACAAGCACTACGCGGGCGACGACTCCGACCTGCACGCGATGGTCGGTGCGATCCTCGCGTCGACGGCGGGGGAGAGCGTCGACGACTACGAGGCGCAGGTCGCGATGTTCTACCGCGACGCCCAGCACCTCACGCTGCACCGGCCCTACCGGTTCGCGATCTACCAGCCGATGATCGAGCTCCTGCGCTTCCTCGAGTCGCACGGGTTCACGTGCTACATCGTGTCGGGCGGCGACCGCGACTTCATGCGCCCCATGACGGTCGAGTACTACGGCATCCCGCCCGAGCGGGTCGTCGGGTCGGCCGTCGGGCTCACCTACGACGACGACGCGAGGGCGGTGCGCTACGGCTCGACGTTCGACTTCATGGACGACGGCCCCGAGAAGCCCATCCGCATCTGGAGCCGCATCGGGCGCCGCCCGCTCCTCGCCGCGGGCAACTCGAACGGCGACGTGCCGATGCTGCGCTACGTACAGGGGCATCCGCGCTCGCTGTCGCTGCTCATCCACCACGACGACGACGGCGGACGCGGCGACGCGCCCTACGACAAGGGGGCCGAGCAGGCGCTCGCCGCGGCATCCGACCACGGCTTCACCGTCGTGAGCGTCAAGCGCGACTGGTCGACCGTCTTCCCCGAGGCGTAG
- a CDS encoding formylglycine-generating enzyme family protein: MVDLTPTVRIEGGTFRMGSAEFYPDETPVHERTVDPFELDLHPVTNEQFAAFVEATGYVTVAERPLDPADFPGYDPAGLVPGALVFTPTPGPVDLRDWRQWWRWGEGASWRHPLGPDGVDALEERPAHPVVQVSFEDASAYAAWAGRRLPTEAEFEYAARGGLDGARFAWGDEEFPDGKLMVNRWQGSFPYRNTGAAGWAGTSPVMTFPANGYGLFDVTGNVWEWTTDYYTTRHEVPGQEPVDAGARENLLAATSAEPGSRIPRRVLKGGSHLCSPEYCLRYRPAARSPQADDTATTHIGFRCARSVA; the protein is encoded by the coding sequence ATGGTCGACCTCACCCCGACGGTCCGCATCGAGGGCGGCACGTTCCGCATGGGCTCCGCGGAGTTCTACCCCGACGAGACGCCCGTGCACGAGCGCACCGTCGACCCGTTCGAGCTCGACCTGCACCCCGTGACGAACGAGCAGTTCGCCGCGTTCGTCGAGGCGACCGGCTACGTGACCGTGGCCGAGCGCCCGCTCGATCCGGCGGACTTCCCCGGATACGACCCGGCCGGGCTCGTGCCCGGCGCGCTCGTGTTCACGCCGACGCCGGGCCCGGTCGACTTGCGCGACTGGCGGCAGTGGTGGCGCTGGGGCGAAGGCGCGAGCTGGCGGCATCCGCTCGGGCCCGACGGCGTCGACGCCCTCGAGGAGCGACCCGCCCACCCGGTGGTGCAGGTCAGCTTCGAGGATGCCTCGGCCTACGCCGCCTGGGCCGGCCGGCGCCTGCCCACCGAGGCCGAGTTCGAGTACGCGGCCCGCGGAGGCCTCGACGGAGCCCGGTTCGCGTGGGGGGACGAGGAGTTCCCCGACGGGAAGCTCATGGTGAACCGCTGGCAAGGCTCCTTCCCCTACCGCAACACGGGCGCCGCAGGCTGGGCCGGCACGTCGCCCGTCATGACGTTCCCGGCGAACGGCTACGGCCTCTTCGACGTGACCGGCAACGTGTGGGAGTGGACGACCGACTACTACACGACGCGGCACGAGGTGCCCGGCCAGGAGCCGGTCGACGCCGGCGCGCGCGAGAACCTGCTCGCCGCGACCTCCGCCGAGCCGGGGTCGCGCATCCCCCGCCGGGTGCTCAAGGGCGGCTCGCACCTGTGCTCGCCCGAGTACTGCCTGCGCTACCGTCCCGCGGCCCGATCGCCGCAGGCCGACGACACCGCGACGACGCACATCGGCTTCCGCTGCGCGCGCAGCGTCGCCTGA
- a CDS encoding TlpA family protein disulfide reductase, which produces MKRSAIVALVAASALLLAGCASDPLADQYREGSGKNYIAGDGTISEFDASQRGEPIEFSGETVEGGTFDSADTLGGVTVVNFWYAGCAPCRVEAPILEEVSQSFGVGEQAQGEAAVENPGVAFVGVNVRDQAGTAASFEQTYGVSYPSILDVNEGTAQLAFAGDVPPAAVPTTIVLDRQGRVAARVLGQLTDASILESIIDDLLAEQA; this is translated from the coding sequence ATGAAGCGCTCCGCGATCGTCGCGCTCGTCGCGGCATCCGCCCTGCTGCTCGCGGGCTGCGCGAGCGACCCGCTCGCCGACCAGTACCGCGAGGGCAGCGGCAAGAACTACATCGCGGGCGACGGCACGATCTCGGAGTTCGACGCGTCGCAGCGCGGCGAGCCCATCGAGTTCTCGGGCGAGACCGTCGAGGGCGGCACGTTCGACTCCGCCGACACGCTCGGCGGCGTCACGGTCGTGAACTTCTGGTACGCGGGCTGCGCCCCGTGCCGGGTCGAGGCGCCGATCCTCGAGGAGGTCTCGCAGTCGTTCGGCGTCGGCGAGCAGGCCCAGGGTGAGGCGGCCGTCGAGAACCCGGGCGTCGCGTTCGTGGGCGTCAACGTGCGCGACCAGGCCGGCACCGCGGCATCCTTCGAGCAGACCTACGGCGTCAGCTACCCGTCGATCCTCGACGTGAACGAGGGCACCGCGCAGCTCGCCTTCGCGGGTGACGTGCCGCCGGCGGCGGTGCCGACGACGATCGTGCTCGACCGCCAGGGCCGCGTCGCGGCTCGCGTGCTCGGCCAGCTCACGGACGCGTCGATCCTCGAGTCGATCATCGACGACCTCCTCGCCGAGCAGGCCTAG
- the resB gene encoding cytochrome c biogenesis protein ResB, with translation MSRPDDHIDAPVRDDGSTDAATPRPAPGDAVAQPKLGLVGWLRFAWRQLTSMRTALLLLLLLAIAAVPGSLVPQRSSDPNGVTQYFADNPGLAPVLDGFQLFDVYTSAWFSAVYLLLFVSLIGCVIPRTKHHFDALRARPPRTPVRLQRLAGYTERSLTGFETAQGASSTTDAADAAIAAAATQLKQAGYRVERYELRGEASVSAERGYLRETGNLVFHTALLGVLVAVGIGGGFGFSGQRVVVEGQSFVNTLAAYDSFNPGRFFDDTRLDPYRLSLEELDAVYETQNQEAIGQPIDFTARVTVQAQGGEPAEGVVKVNEPLRVHGTDVYLLGNGYAPTITVRDPDGNVVFTDSVPFLPQDANLTSIGVVKVPDGLADQLGMVGFLYPTQTTLPSGAYTSSYPDLVYPVLTLNVYQGDLGIDGGTPTSVYTLDPSTMEQLTGGSTGVDSLELMPGDTVDLPNGLGSITFENADPDAADDDFSHSVSRFASFDIHNDPSQGWVLVFAVLIVGGLLLSLFVPRRRMWVKAARRPDGTFVLEYAGLARGEDPGLEDAVAAFADKHAGKADESPDDPANPPT, from the coding sequence CTGTCGCGTCCCGACGACCACATCGACGCCCCCGTGCGCGATGACGGGTCGACGGATGCCGCGACTCCTCGACCGGCTCCGGGCGACGCGGTCGCGCAGCCGAAGCTGGGGCTCGTCGGCTGGCTGCGCTTCGCCTGGCGGCAGCTCACGAGCATGCGCACGGCGCTGCTCCTGCTGCTCCTGCTCGCGATCGCCGCGGTGCCCGGATCGCTCGTGCCGCAGCGCTCGAGCGACCCCAACGGCGTCACCCAGTACTTCGCCGACAACCCCGGCCTCGCGCCGGTGCTCGACGGGTTCCAGCTGTTCGACGTCTACACGTCGGCGTGGTTCTCGGCGGTCTACCTGCTGCTGTTCGTGTCGCTCATCGGCTGCGTCATCCCGCGCACGAAGCACCATTTCGACGCGCTCCGGGCGCGGCCGCCGCGCACGCCCGTGCGACTGCAGCGGCTCGCGGGGTACACCGAGAGATCTCTGACCGGTTTCGAGACGGCGCAGGGCGCCTCCTCGACCACCGATGCAGCGGATGCCGCGATCGCCGCCGCGGCGACGCAGCTCAAGCAGGCGGGCTACCGGGTCGAGCGTTACGAGCTGCGCGGCGAGGCATCCGTCTCGGCCGAACGCGGCTACCTGCGCGAGACCGGCAACCTCGTGTTCCACACGGCGCTGCTCGGCGTGCTCGTGGCCGTGGGCATCGGCGGCGGGTTCGGGTTCTCGGGCCAGCGCGTCGTGGTCGAGGGCCAGTCGTTCGTGAACACGCTCGCCGCCTACGACTCGTTCAACCCGGGGCGGTTCTTCGACGACACGCGCCTCGACCCGTACCGCCTGTCGCTCGAGGAGCTCGACGCCGTCTACGAGACGCAGAACCAGGAGGCGATCGGGCAGCCGATCGACTTCACCGCGCGCGTGACCGTGCAGGCGCAGGGCGGCGAGCCGGCGGAGGGCGTCGTCAAGGTCAACGAGCCGCTGCGCGTGCACGGCACCGACGTGTACCTGCTCGGCAACGGCTACGCGCCCACGATCACGGTGCGCGACCCCGACGGGAACGTGGTGTTCACCGACTCGGTGCCGTTCCTGCCGCAGGACGCGAACCTCACCTCGATCGGCGTCGTGAAGGTGCCCGACGGCCTCGCGGACCAGCTCGGCATGGTCGGGTTCCTCTACCCGACGCAGACGACGCTCCCGTCGGGCGCCTACACGTCGAGCTACCCCGACCTCGTCTACCCCGTGCTGACGCTCAACGTGTACCAGGGCGACCTCGGCATCGACGGCGGGACCCCCACGTCGGTCTACACGCTCGACCCGTCGACCATGGAGCAGCTCACCGGCGGCAGCACCGGCGTCGACTCGCTCGAGCTGATGCCCGGCGACACCGTCGACCTGCCGAACGGGCTCGGCTCCATCACGTTCGAGAACGCAGATCCGGATGCCGCGGACGACGACTTCTCGCACAGCGTCTCGCGCTTCGCCAGCTTCGACATCCACAACGACCCCTCGCAGGGCTGGGTGCTCGTCTTCGCCGTGCTCATCGTCGGCGGACTGCTGCTCTCGCTGTTCGTGCCGCGCCGGCGCATGTGGGTGAAGGCCGCCCGCCGGCCCGACGGCACGTTCGTGCTCGAGTACGCAGGCCTGGCCCGCGGCGAGGACCCCGGCCTCGAGGACGCCGTGGCGGCGTTCGCCGACAAGCACGCGGGGAAGGCCGACGAATCGCCCGATGACCCCGCGAATCCCCCGACGTAA
- a CDS encoding SulP family inorganic anion transporter: MPRAEVPAVAAPRGFRLFPTLAGYRLGWLGPDVLAGLSAGAVVIPQAMAYATIANLPVQLGLYTCMVPMLVYAMLGGSRAMSVSTTSTIATLSGTTLVSAGVAAGSDDPVPDLMALTLLVGLILLVARVARLGSLVENISKATLVGIQVGVGATVAVGQLPKLLGETDDLSTHGFIRSVVAVFEAIPGANPATIALSAGSIAVLLLLKRFLPRVPGPLVVVAGGILLVAFAGLGDADVALIDPVPQGFPAPELPSFANLGALLPGAIAIAIMAFLESAAVARGIRKPGEPQVDSNQELLATGAANTLGSFFQVLPAAGGFSQSAVNQGAGARTQLASIVTVVLAVLVALFLAPVLSLLPQATLAALVFVAVIALIDVGSLVRFWRISRNDFWIAVVTAAVGLTAGLLLAVAVGIVATLGVVLRELNRLRIEVDEPVDGVLPIRLLGPLYTANALAYENAVLDAVRSRGDGGGHAVALELTHMGVTSITVLDTLADLDRELAGHGVELRLAAVPESGAAVARRGSWFHGLETAGRVYPTLADAVAGTPVVE, from the coding sequence ATGCCGCGCGCCGAGGTCCCGGCGGTCGCTGCGCCGCGCGGCTTCCGCCTGTTCCCGACGCTCGCGGGCTACCGCCTGGGCTGGCTCGGCCCCGACGTGCTCGCAGGGCTCTCGGCGGGCGCGGTGGTCATCCCGCAGGCGATGGCGTACGCGACCATCGCGAACCTGCCCGTGCAGCTCGGCCTCTACACGTGCATGGTGCCGATGCTCGTGTACGCGATGCTCGGCGGCTCGCGCGCGATGAGCGTCTCGACCACGTCGACGATCGCCACCCTCAGCGGCACGACGCTCGTGTCGGCCGGGGTCGCCGCCGGGTCCGACGACCCGGTGCCCGACCTCATGGCGCTCACCCTGCTCGTGGGCCTGATCCTGCTCGTGGCGCGCGTCGCGCGGCTCGGGTCGCTCGTCGAGAACATCTCGAAGGCTACGCTCGTCGGCATCCAGGTGGGGGTCGGCGCCACCGTCGCCGTCGGGCAGCTGCCGAAGCTGCTCGGCGAGACCGACGACCTCAGCACGCATGGGTTCATCCGCTCGGTCGTCGCCGTGTTCGAGGCGATCCCCGGCGCGAACCCCGCTACGATCGCGCTGTCGGCCGGGTCGATCGCGGTGCTGCTCCTGCTGAAGCGATTCCTACCGAGGGTGCCGGGCCCGCTCGTGGTCGTCGCGGGCGGCATCCTGCTCGTGGCGTTCGCGGGGCTCGGCGACGCCGACGTTGCGCTCATCGACCCCGTGCCGCAGGGGTTCCCCGCTCCCGAGCTGCCGTCGTTCGCGAACCTCGGCGCGCTGCTGCCCGGGGCGATCGCGATCGCGATCATGGCGTTCCTCGAGTCCGCGGCGGTGGCGCGCGGCATCCGCAAGCCCGGCGAACCGCAGGTCGACAGCAACCAGGAGCTGCTCGCGACCGGTGCCGCGAACACGCTCGGGTCGTTCTTCCAGGTGCTGCCCGCGGCGGGCGGCTTCTCGCAGAGCGCCGTGAACCAGGGCGCCGGCGCGCGCACGCAGCTCGCCTCGATCGTCACGGTCGTGCTGGCGGTGCTCGTCGCGCTGTTCCTCGCGCCGGTGCTGAGCCTGCTGCCGCAGGCGACGCTCGCGGCCCTCGTGTTCGTCGCCGTGATCGCGCTCATCGACGTCGGGTCACTCGTGCGATTCTGGCGCATCAGCCGCAACGACTTCTGGATCGCGGTCGTCACGGCAGCGGTGGGCCTCACGGCCGGGCTGCTGCTCGCCGTCGCCGTCGGCATCGTCGCGACGCTCGGCGTCGTGCTGCGCGAGCTGAACCGACTCCGCATCGAGGTGGACGAACCCGTCGACGGCGTGCTGCCGATCCGGCTGCTCGGTCCGCTCTACACCGCGAATGCACTCGCCTACGAGAACGCGGTGCTCGACGCGGTGCGGTCGCGCGGCGACGGCGGCGGGCACGCGGTCGCGCTCGAGCTCACGCACATGGGCGTCACGTCGATCACGGTGCTCGACACGCTCGCAGACCTCGATCGCGAGCTCGCCGGGCACGGGGTCGAGCTGCGGCTCGCGGCGGTCCCCGAGTCGGGCGCGGCGGTGGCACGCCGGGGGAGCTGGTTCCACGGGCTGGAGACGGCCGGGCGGGTGTACCCGACCCTCGCCGACGCGGTCGCGGGTACACCGGTCGTCGAGTAG
- a CDS encoding cytochrome c biogenesis CcdA family protein, whose product MPIALAAGVVSFLSPCVLPLVPGYLGYLGGFTDASAEPSEERRHRRRLVLGVLLFIAGFTLVFVTFNLLAGVAGAWFNAYGETITRVLGVVLILMGLVFIGQFTFLQRTFKPSWRPATGLAGAPLLGVVFGLGWTPCIGPTLAVVLTLSADSASAGRAVLLGLAYCLGLGIPFLLVALGFGWVTGSLAFLRRHIRTINIIGGSLLIAIGLLMVSGLWSIWMYELQAVITGFVPAI is encoded by the coding sequence ATGCCGATCGCGCTCGCCGCCGGCGTCGTCTCGTTCCTGTCGCCGTGCGTGCTGCCGCTCGTGCCGGGCTACCTCGGCTACCTCGGCGGGTTCACGGATGCCTCGGCCGAGCCCTCGGAGGAACGGCGCCACCGTCGGCGACTCGTGCTCGGCGTGCTGCTGTTCATCGCCGGGTTCACGCTCGTGTTCGTCACCTTCAACCTGCTCGCGGGCGTCGCCGGCGCGTGGTTCAACGCGTACGGCGAGACCATCACGCGCGTGCTCGGCGTCGTGCTCATCCTCATGGGACTCGTGTTCATCGGCCAGTTCACGTTCCTGCAGCGCACGTTCAAGCCGTCCTGGCGCCCGGCGACCGGGCTCGCGGGCGCCCCGCTCCTCGGAGTCGTGTTCGGCCTCGGCTGGACGCCCTGCATCGGCCCGACCCTCGCCGTCGTGCTCACGCTCAGCGCCGACTCGGCGTCGGCCGGCCGCGCGGTGCTGCTGGGCCTCGCCTACTGCCTGGGCCTCGGCATCCCGTTCCTGCTCGTCGCGCTGGGCTTCGGCTGGGTCACCGGCTCGCTCGCGTTCCTGCGCCGGCACATCCGCACGATCAACATCATCGGCGGCTCGCTGCTCATCGCGATCGGCCTGCTCATGGTGTCGGGCCTCTGGAGCATCTGGATGTACGAACTGCAGGCGGTGATCACCGGCTTTGTCCCCGCGATCTGA
- a CDS encoding histidine phosphatase family protein has protein sequence MPAEQIHLVRHGEVFNPQGVLYGRLPGYGLSSLGHEMAQFAADDLLSRSRPVTTLVSSPLQRTQQSAEPIARVFGLETELDDRVIEPENRFEGKRMSGRDGALRDVRNWVFLVNPWEPSWGEPFGSIARRMLHAMDDAWSATDGGDAVIVSHQLPIWMVHRSVAGKPLAHDPRRRRCALSSITTYERRGERFVEVGYRDPAAGLSATATDVGAV, from the coding sequence GTGCCGGCCGAGCAGATCCATCTCGTGCGCCATGGCGAGGTGTTCAACCCCCAGGGCGTGCTCTACGGCCGACTCCCGGGCTACGGCCTCTCCAGCCTCGGCCACGAGATGGCGCAGTTCGCCGCCGACGACCTGCTCTCCCGATCCCGCCCGGTGACGACCCTCGTCTCGTCGCCGCTCCAGCGCACGCAGCAGTCCGCGGAGCCCATCGCACGGGTGTTCGGACTCGAGACCGAGCTCGACGACCGGGTCATCGAGCCCGAGAACCGATTCGAGGGCAAGCGCATGAGCGGGCGGGACGGCGCGTTGCGCGATGTGCGCAACTGGGTGTTCCTCGTCAATCCGTGGGAGCCGAGCTGGGGAGAGCCGTTCGGCTCGATCGCCCGTCGCATGCTGCACGCCATGGACGACGCCTGGAGCGCGACCGATGGCGGTGACGCGGTGATCGTCAGTCACCAACTGCCGATCTGGATGGTGCACCGCAGCGTCGCGGGCAAGCCGCTCGCGCACGACCCGCGCCGCCGGCGCTGTGCGCTGTCGAGCATCACGACGTACGAGCGCCGCGGCGAGCGGTTCGTCGAGGTGGGGTACCGCGATCCGGCCGCCGGGCTGTCGGCCACCGCGACCGATGTGGGGGCGGTGTGA
- the aspS gene encoding aspartate--tRNA(Asn) ligase produces MTSRTLIKNLAALPDGPVSVAGWVDTVRDQKKVQFVILRDETGAVQLVNPAVRELDPEGVSVGAAEALALTESISGLSHGTFVRVMGELKHDERVKLGGLEVKIGDLEVVTAALEIPIAADSGLDKRMDWRFLDLRHPKQNLIFRIQTTFLHALRTYWVEHEFVEVQTPKLMASPSESRAELFQLEYFDTTAYLAQSPQHFKQMAQSAGFGKIFEVGPAFRADPSFTSRHATEFTSIDTEVSWIDTHEDVMRLHEELMVAGFTAVVEKHGAEVAELFGIELTVPTTPFPRIPLAEAKQIVADHGYVVPRADADMDPEGERRISQYVKETYGHDFVFLTDYASTIRPFYHMRHEDDPSLTKSYDLIYNGTEISTGAQREHRVEVLVAQAESMGLDPEELGTYLEFFKYGVPPHGGFGMGLARVLMLMLGEGSIRETTYLFRGPTRLLP; encoded by the coding sequence GTGACTTCCCGCACCCTCATCAAGAACCTCGCCGCGCTTCCCGACGGCCCCGTCTCCGTCGCCGGATGGGTCGACACCGTGCGCGACCAGAAGAAGGTGCAGTTCGTCATCCTGCGCGACGAGACCGGCGCGGTGCAGCTCGTGAACCCGGCGGTGCGCGAGCTCGACCCCGAGGGCGTCAGCGTCGGCGCGGCCGAGGCGCTCGCCCTCACCGAGTCCATCTCCGGCCTCTCCCACGGCACGTTCGTGCGCGTCATGGGCGAGCTCAAGCACGACGAGCGCGTGAAGCTCGGCGGGCTCGAGGTGAAGATCGGCGACCTCGAGGTCGTCACGGCGGCCCTCGAGATCCCCATCGCGGCGGACTCGGGCCTCGACAAGCGCATGGACTGGCGCTTCCTCGACCTGCGCCACCCGAAGCAGAACCTCATCTTCCGCATCCAGACCACGTTCCTACACGCGCTGCGCACGTACTGGGTCGAGCACGAGTTCGTCGAGGTCCAGACGCCGAAGCTCATGGCCTCGCCGTCCGAGTCTCGCGCCGAGCTCTTCCAGCTCGAGTACTTCGACACGACCGCCTACCTCGCGCAGAGCCCGCAGCACTTCAAGCAGATGGCGCAGTCCGCGGGCTTCGGCAAGATCTTCGAGGTCGGCCCCGCGTTCCGCGCCGACCCGTCGTTCACGTCGCGCCACGCGACCGAGTTCACGTCGATCGACACCGAGGTCAGCTGGATCGACACCCACGAGGACGTCATGCGCCTCCACGAGGAGCTCATGGTCGCGGGCTTCACCGCGGTCGTCGAGAAGCACGGCGCCGAGGTCGCCGAGCTGTTCGGCATCGAGCTCACGGTGCCGACGACGCCGTTCCCGCGCATCCCGCTCGCCGAGGCGAAGCAGATCGTGGCCGACCACGGCTACGTGGTTCCGCGTGCGGACGCCGACATGGACCCCGAGGGAGAGCGTCGCATCTCCCAGTACGTCAAGGAGACGTACGGGCACGACTTCGTGTTCCTCACCGACTACGCGTCGACGATCCGGCCGTTCTACCACATGCGCCACGAGGACGACCCGTCGCTGACCAAGTCGTACGACCTCATCTACAACGGCACCGAGATCTCCACGGGCGCTCAGCGCGAGCACCGCGTCGAGGTGCTGGTCGCGCAGGCCGAGTCGATGGGCCTCGACCCCGAGGAGCTCGGCACCTACCTCGAGTTCTTCAAGTACGGCGTGCCCCCGCACGGCGGCTTCGGCATGGGCCTCGCCCGCGTGCTGATGCTCATGCTCGGCGAGGGCTCGATCCGCGAGACCACCTACCTCTTCCGCGGCCCGACCCGCCTGCTCCCCTAG